A single region of the Raphanus sativus cultivar WK10039 chromosome 1, ASM80110v3, whole genome shotgun sequence genome encodes:
- the LOC130512305 gene encoding receptor homology region, transmembrane domain- and RING domain-containing protein 2-like isoform X1: MNLVALVFGILALLHIWTDSLVDIKPNFSSGKVILMASNTDLEANFFSLPSSKSPGPREGVLYVAEPLDACQKLSNKPEQSPNGISPFVLIARGGCNFKEKVENVVRAGFKAFIVHDDVHRDILVPGRVMFSEANNSKIKIDHAAFVSKANGETLSKYVGVGHINASVLLVPRLNKPEWWIFIVSFLIGVGAALAACIFLLRQASRDLQLGAGRTIEHGSHRTAQSGAVRRVFSQDDRIVGCKIVFVIFSSL, encoded by the exons ATGAATCTTGTTGCTCTCGTATTCGGGATCCTCGCGCTGTTACATATCTGGACGGATTCTCTTGTCGACATCAAACCTAATTTCT CTTCAGGCAAAGTGATTTTGATGGCTTCCAATACCGATCTCGAAGCTAATTTCT TTTCACTTCCATCATCGAAGTCACCTGGGCCAAGAGAAGGAGTGCTTTACGTGGCTGAGCCTCTCGACGCTTGCCAAAAGTTGAGCAATAAACCAGAGCAGAGCCCTAATGGGATTTCCCCCTTTGTATTGATCGCAAGAGGAGGATGCAATTTTAAGGAGAAAGTAGAAAACGTGGTTAGAGCTGGTTTTAAAGCTTTCATAGTTCATGATGATGTACACCGCGACATTTTGGTACCAGGTAGAGTCATGTTTTCAGAGGCAAATAACTCCAAGATTAAGATTGATCATGCAGCTTTTGTCAGCAAAGCAAATGGAGAAACACTAAGCAAGTACGTTGGTGTGGGCCATATCAATGCCAGTGTGTTGTTGGTTCCTAGGTTAAACAAACCTGAGTGGTGGATCTTCATCGTATCATTCTTGATCGGAGTTGGTGCTGCTCTGGCTGCTTGCATTTTCCTATTAAGACAAGCTTCTC gagatcttcagcttggtgcagggcgtaccatcgaacatggatctcataggacggctcagagtggtgcagtcagacgtgtattctcacaggatgatagaattgtcggctgtaaaatcgtctttgtaatattctcatcgttgtaa
- the LOC130512305 gene encoding receptor homology region, transmembrane domain- and RING domain-containing protein 2-like isoform X2, whose protein sequence is MNLVALVFGILALLHIWTDSLVDIKPNFSSGKVILMASNTDLEANFFSLPSSKSPGPREGVLYVAEPLDACQKLSNKPEQSPNGISPFVLIARGGCNFKEKVENVVRAGFKAFIVHDDVHRDILVPGDLQLGAGRTIEHGSHRTAQSGAVRRVFSQDDRIVGCKIVFVIFSSL, encoded by the exons ATGAATCTTGTTGCTCTCGTATTCGGGATCCTCGCGCTGTTACATATCTGGACGGATTCTCTTGTCGACATCAAACCTAATTTCT CTTCAGGCAAAGTGATTTTGATGGCTTCCAATACCGATCTCGAAGCTAATTTCT TTTCACTTCCATCATCGAAGTCACCTGGGCCAAGAGAAGGAGTGCTTTACGTGGCTGAGCCTCTCGACGCTTGCCAAAAGTTGAGCAATAAACCAGAGCAGAGCCCTAATGGGATTTCCCCCTTTGTATTGATCGCAAGAGGAGGATGCAATTTTAAGGAGAAAGTAGAAAACGTGGTTAGAGCTGGTTTTAAAGCTTTCATAGTTCATGATGATGTACACCGCGACATTTTGGTACCAG gagatcttcagcttggtgcagggcgtaccatcgaacatggatctcataggacggctcagagtggtgcagtcagacgtgtattctcacaggatgatagaattgtcggctgtaaaatcgtctttgtaatattctcatcgttgtaa
- the LOC108854097 gene encoding probable alkaline/neutral invertase D yields the protein MDDLRVNSQSSLSDVDDLSRLLDRPRLNIERKRSFDERSFSEMGILDSGVNSPGGRSGWETPGSSTRNSFEPHPMVAEAWDALRRSLVHFRGQPVGTIAAYDHASEEVLNYDQVFVRDFVPSALAFLMNGEPEIVKNFLLMTIQIQGREKRIDRFKLGEGAMPASFKVIHDPIKKTDTVIADFGESAIGRVAPVDSGFWWIILLRAYTKSTGDLSLAETPECQKGMRLILSLCLSEGFDTFPTLLCADGCSMVDRRMGVYGYPIEIQALFFMALRSAMSMLKHDTEGKEFMERISKRLHALSFHMRSYFWLDFQQLNDIYRYKTEEYSHTAVNKFNVIPDSIPEWVFDFMPLRGGYFIGNVSPARMDFRWFALGNCVAILASLATPEQSAAIMDLIEERWEELVGEMPVKICHPAIESHEWRIVTGCDPKNTRWSYHNGGSWPVLLWLLTAACIKTGRPQIARRAIDLAESRLLKDGWPEYYDGKSGRFIGKQARKFQTWSIAGYLVAKMMLEDPSHLGMISLEEDKQTKPVIKRSHSWT from the exons ATGGACGATCTCCGAGTAAACTCACAAAGCTCGTTATCAGATGTGGACGACCTATCTCGGTTACTTGACCGGCCGAGGCTAAACATTGAACGCAAAAGGTCGTTCGACGAGAGGTCGTTCAGCGAAATGGGAATCCTGGACAGCGGCGTCAATTCTCCCGGTGGCCGGTCAGGATGGGAAACTCCAGGTTCGTCCACCAGAAACTCGTTCGAGCCTCATCCTATGGTCGCCGAGGCTTGGGATGCTCTACGGCGATCTTTGGTTCACTTCCGTGGCCAACCGGTTGGTACTATCGCTGCCTACGACCATGCTTCTGAGGAAGTCTTGAACTATGACCAG gTTTTCGTAAGAGATTTTGTTCCAAGCGCACTAGCTTTCCTAATGAACGGAGAGCCAGAGATAGTCAAGAACTTCCTGCTCATGACAATTCAAATCCAAGGAAGGGAGAAAAGAATCGACAGGTTCAAGCTTGGAGAAGGCGCGATGCCTGCTAGCTTCAAGGTCATTCACGACCCGATCAAGAAAACAGACACGGTCATTGCTGACTTTGGAGAGAGCGCGATTGGAAGAGTGGCTCCGGTTGACTCAGGTTTCTGGTGGATCATTCTCCTCAGAGCCTATACAAAATCAACCGGAGACCTTTCTCTAGCTGAAACACCTGAATGTCAAAAGGGCATGAGACTCATTCTGTCTCTTTGTCTCTCCGAGGGTTTCGATACATTCCCGACACTGCTTTGCGCTGATGGCTGCTCCATGGTCGACCGAAGAATG GGGGTTTATGGGTACCCGATAGAGATCCAAGctctcttcttcatggctctccGATCAGCAATGTCGATGCTAAAGCACGACACGGAAGGGAAAGAGTTCATGGAGAGGATATCTAAGCGGCTACACGCGCTTAGCTTTCACATGAGAAGCTATTTCTGGCTGGATTTTCAGCAGCTCAACGACATTTACCGTTACAAGACGGAGGAGTACTCACACACGGCGGTCAACAAGTTCAACGTCATCCCTGACTCGATCCCTGAGTGGGTCTTCGACTTCATGCCTCTCCGTGGCGGCTACTTCATAGGAAACGTCAGTCCAGCTCGTATGGATTTCAGGTGGTTCGCTCTTGGCAACTGTGTGGCGATCCTTGCTTCTTTAGCCACGCCTGAGCAGTCGGCGGCGATCATGGACTTGATCGAGGAACGATGGGAAGAGCTTGTCGGAGAGATGCCGGTTAAGATTTGTCATCCGGCTATTGAGAGCCATGAGTGGAGGATCGTTACTGGTTGTGACCCTAAGAATACTCGGTGGAGTTACCATAACGGAGGTTCTTGGCCAG TGCTTTTGTGGCTATTGACAGCAGCGTGCATAAAGACGGGACGGCCACAGATAGCGAGACGGGCCATAGACCTGGCGGAGTCACGGTTGCTGAAAGACGGTTGGCCGGAGTACTATGACGGCAAGTCGGGAAGGTTCATTGGAAAACAGGCGAGGAAGTTTCAGACATGGTCCATCGCTGGTTACTTGGTCGCCAAGATGATGTTGGAAGATCCTTCTCATCTTGGAATGATCTCATTGGAAGAGGACAAACAGACCAAGCCTGTCATTAAGAGATCTCATTCTTGGACTTGA
- the LOC108852141 gene encoding receptor homology region, transmembrane domain- and RING domain-containing protein 3, with amino-acid sequence MLTNFDFGIYFSEYGINIQAVFVSKAAGETFKKYAGLVETRFMLVPRLEDSWWCLFGSTALVVSLIMFFVLTISLFIYRRCTSRRNNTSQFHGMSRRMVKAMPSVTFTSVRGYITTALSCAICLEDYIVGEKLRVLPCCHKFHATCVDLWLTSWRTFCPVCKQDARISTDKPSASESTSLLAGSSLVHINPPPVGSSILHTISSYNQQSFGSASDVSWPSPINVSHISADFGQQAASPLRSSSQRLYTTCIGSLDSPFYSNISSLNKMMLPYQTSPSNASPGFVQATSHRFNYLLCRESEGSSSHFASTHSVEEC; translated from the exons ATGCttacaaattttgattttgggATCTATTTTTCAGAGTATGGTATAAACATTCAAGCAGTTTTTGTGTCGAAAGCAGCAGGAGAAACATTCAAGAAGTACGCTGGTTTGGTGGAAACAAGATTCATGCTGGTCCCTCGTTTGGAGGACTCATGGTGGTGTTTGTTCGGGAGCACAGCATTGGTCGTATCACTGATCATGTTTTTTGTTCTAACCATTAGTCTCTTCATCTATAGGCGTTGCACATCACGTAGAAACAATACATCCCAGTTCCATGGGATGAGCCGTAGGATGGTGAAAGCAATGCCGAGTGTTACTTTCACTTCTGTACGTGGATACATCACAACTGCTTTGTCTTGCGCTATTTGCCTCGAAGACTACATTGTTGGGGAAAAGCTTAGAGTCTTACCTTGCTGTCACA AGTTTCATGCCACTTGTGTAGACTTGTGGCTTACATCATGGAGAACGTTTTGCCCAGTGTGTAAACAGGATGCAAGAATAAGCACGGACAAGCCATCAGCTTCAGAGAGCACGTCGCTCCTTGCAGGATCATCTTTAGTGCATATAAACCCTCCTCCTGTGGGATCCTCAATTTTGCACACGATCTCGTCCTACAATCAACAATCTTTTGGGTCTGCCTCTGATGTAAGCTGGCCATCGCCAATAAATGTCAGCCATATATCTGCCGATTTCGGGCAACAAGCAGCCTCTCCGTTGCGGTCTTCATCGCAAAGATTATACACCACCTGTATAGGCTCGTTGGACTCACCATTTTACTCAAACATATCATCTCTCAACAAGATGATGCTACCATATCAGACTAGCCCAAGCAATGCGTCCCCTGGGTTTGTGCAGGCAACAAGTCATCGGTTCAATTATTTGCTTTGTAGGGAATCAGAAGGTTCATCATCTCATTTCGCCTCTACACACTCGGTTGAAGAATGTTAG
- the LOC130512315 gene encoding uncharacterized protein LOC130512315 isoform X1 has protein sequence MDSSDQSARARSRRAPPRGRATSTTPSDSRVSSSRSRGSSSSSQSPRPAMVQHAAPSPAAAPHLPHDFPDIPEPHVAPGVMTVAQLVQQPGRDHLPYLTLYPREPGQTWFDRSHNGISAWINRMMYSDLKKGYATFTVMPRDEQELWFRQFAQEFNWHPDNTTFIRNAFIHKCMDSYSGQIYEWKQKWLADKVPKWINMTTWEELCVHWDKDSTKQVSNTNSANRKSDRGGKGMYKHNLGAQSIPTLADKMAQENEGEPVGDFPLYKRIHTNKTTGQIDDGLAQEVVSLVDSMTQDEEARLSQIQADLDLDATSTESTALSQVRINELLESAIPKKKGRLVGLGRRSKSVPPTSQVPVDPTLMDQLKDKDERIRQLEEKMAAQERAREADRRRSEKMMAAFMRQFPDQNFDVDEDE, from the exons AT ggATTCTAGTGACCAGAGTGCGAGGGCTCGATCTCGTCGGGCCCCACCGCGAGGCCGCGCTACTTCGACGACCCCTTCGGATTCTCGGGTTTCGTCTAGCCGGTCTCGGGGTTCGTCATCCTCATCGCAGAGCCCCCGTCCCGCTATGGTTCAGCATGCGGCTCCTTCTCCCGCTGCGGCCCCTCATCTTCCTCACGACTTCCCAGACATTCCCGAGCCTCATGTCGCTCCAGGAGTGATGACTGTTGCACAGCTGGTGCAACAGCCAGGTCGTGACCATCTCCCTTATCTCACTCTGTATCCTAGGGAACCCGGTCAGACTTG GTTCGACCGATCCCATAACGGGATCAGCGCTTGGATCAACAGGATGATGTATTCCGACCTCAAGAAGGGATACGCAACCTTCACAGTGATGCCGAGGGATGAGCAGGAGCTCTGGTTTCGTCAGTTTGCT CAAGAGTTCAACTGGCATCCGGATAACACGACGTTCATCCGCAACGCCTTCATCCACAAATGTATGGATTCATATTCCGGGCAAATATATGAATGGAAGCAGAAGTGGCTAGCGGATAag gtcccaaagtggatcaacatgaCCACTTGGGAGGAGTTGTGTGTCCATTGGGACAAGGACTCGACGAAGCAGGTCTCTAACACCAACTCCGCCAACCGCAAGAGCGATCGTGGCGGGAAGGGCATGTACAAGCACAATTTGGGTGCTCAGTCTATTCCCACTCTCGCAGACAAGATG GCGCAAGAAAATGAAGGTGAGCCCGTGGGTGATTTCCCTTTGTACAAGAGGATCCACACCAACAAGACCACGGGCCAGATTGATGACGGTCTTGCGCAGGAGGTTGTCTCCCTGGTGGACAGTATGACACAAGACGAGGAGGCCCGTCTCTCCCAGATCCAGGCCGATCTCGATCTTGACGCCACATCTACTGAGTCCACTGCCCTCTCTCAAGTCCGAATCAACGAGCTTCTTGAATCG gcgattccaaagaagaagggacGTTTGGTCGGTTTGGGTCGTCGATCCAAATCGGTTCCTCCTACGTCTCAGGTGCCAGTTGATCCTACTCTGATGGATCAACTGAAGGATAAGGATGAACGCATCCGTCAGTTGGAGGAGAAGATGGCGGCTCAAGAGAGAGCTAGAGAGGCAGACAGGAGGCGGAGTGAGAAGATGATGGCGGCCTTCATGAGGCAATTCCCGGACCAGAACTTCGACGTCGACGAGGACGAGTAG
- the LOC130512315 gene encoding uncharacterized protein LOC130512315 isoform X2 — translation MVQHAAPSPAAAPHLPHDFPDIPEPHVAPGVMTVAQLVQQPGRDHLPYLTLYPREPGQTWFDRSHNGISAWINRMMYSDLKKGYATFTVMPRDEQELWFRQFAQEFNWHPDNTTFIRNAFIHKCMDSYSGQIYEWKQKWLADKVPKWINMTTWEELCVHWDKDSTKQVSNTNSANRKSDRGGKGMYKHNLGAQSIPTLADKMAQENEGEPVGDFPLYKRIHTNKTTGQIDDGLAQEVVSLVDSMTQDEEARLSQIQADLDLDATSTESTALSQVRINELLESAIPKKKGRLVGLGRRSKSVPPTSQVPVDPTLMDQLKDKDERIRQLEEKMAAQERAREADRRRSEKMMAAFMRQFPDQNFDVDEDE, via the exons ATGGTTCAGCATGCGGCTCCTTCTCCCGCTGCGGCCCCTCATCTTCCTCACGACTTCCCAGACATTCCCGAGCCTCATGTCGCTCCAGGAGTGATGACTGTTGCACAGCTGGTGCAACAGCCAGGTCGTGACCATCTCCCTTATCTCACTCTGTATCCTAGGGAACCCGGTCAGACTTG GTTCGACCGATCCCATAACGGGATCAGCGCTTGGATCAACAGGATGATGTATTCCGACCTCAAGAAGGGATACGCAACCTTCACAGTGATGCCGAGGGATGAGCAGGAGCTCTGGTTTCGTCAGTTTGCT CAAGAGTTCAACTGGCATCCGGATAACACGACGTTCATCCGCAACGCCTTCATCCACAAATGTATGGATTCATATTCCGGGCAAATATATGAATGGAAGCAGAAGTGGCTAGCGGATAag gtcccaaagtggatcaacatgaCCACTTGGGAGGAGTTGTGTGTCCATTGGGACAAGGACTCGACGAAGCAGGTCTCTAACACCAACTCCGCCAACCGCAAGAGCGATCGTGGCGGGAAGGGCATGTACAAGCACAATTTGGGTGCTCAGTCTATTCCCACTCTCGCAGACAAGATG GCGCAAGAAAATGAAGGTGAGCCCGTGGGTGATTTCCCTTTGTACAAGAGGATCCACACCAACAAGACCACGGGCCAGATTGATGACGGTCTTGCGCAGGAGGTTGTCTCCCTGGTGGACAGTATGACACAAGACGAGGAGGCCCGTCTCTCCCAGATCCAGGCCGATCTCGATCTTGACGCCACATCTACTGAGTCCACTGCCCTCTCTCAAGTCCGAATCAACGAGCTTCTTGAATCG gcgattccaaagaagaagggacGTTTGGTCGGTTTGGGTCGTCGATCCAAATCGGTTCCTCCTACGTCTCAGGTGCCAGTTGATCCTACTCTGATGGATCAACTGAAGGATAAGGATGAACGCATCCGTCAGTTGGAGGAGAAGATGGCGGCTCAAGAGAGAGCTAGAGAGGCAGACAGGAGGCGGAGTGAGAAGATGATGGCGGCCTTCATGAGGCAATTCCCGGACCAGAACTTCGACGTCGACGAGGACGAGTAG
- the LOC130496903 gene encoding uncharacterized protein LOC130496903 — translation MHIEKNFFDNLMNTILNVQAAKDAFFDWISKDVEFPDGYASNLGNCVDRREGKFTGLKSHDCHVMMQRLLPFAFKELLPKNVYEAVAGISAFFRDLCTRSVTPECIENLKTNIAVIKVEGSIVAQFIRAETSNFAEHYFPGEVQTKSRKPARHDDRGERATYYVTVPDIFTDVGRLSGKPKNRQLTEEEHSQLQIYLLTNCEDVFQYERIFMAEKRFEYRHATEEELEALKMREFAGWMRTYVSDGMARGETINDWLREMIWGPKYVVKSYPRFASRGYAFTTSKRRRSSKTYNAGVCSAAGDDVYYGNIREILEIVYPGMVGLRCTVFYCDWYDNTPDRGVTTDAFGVTSVHSRRKLPYYDPFILASQADQVCYIKYPRVTNRDDPWVTVTALNPRSRVQGSSELEDPLQPNTSGNLSAAGDVAAVDLVIDFTDFGDEAVVHVEDEPEIGEFHQDPDSDSSGGDDGDSGSEDEPEIGE, via the exons atgcatattgagaagaactttttcgaCAACCTGatgaacacgatccttaacgttcaag CGGCCAAAGAtgcgttctttgattggatttcaaAGGATGTGGAATTTCCAGACGGTTATGCATCTAATTTGGGTAACTGTGTCGACAGAAGGGAAGGAAAGTTTACCGGCTTAAAGAGTCACGATTGCCATGTAATGATGCAGCGCCTCCTTCCGTTCGCcttcaaggaactattaccaAAGAATGTTTATGAAGCAGTTGCCgggataagtgctttcttcCGAGATTTATGCACGAGATCAGTTACTCCTGAATGTATTGAAAACTtgaagactaacatagccgtgattaa GGTAGAAGGTTCTATAGTGGCACAGTTTATCAGAGCAGAAACTTCAAACTTTGCGGAGCACTACTTTCCAGGAGAAGTGCAGACGAAAAGCAGAAAACCCGCTCGgcatgatgatagaggcgaaAGGGCAACATATTATGTTACGGTTCCAGACATCTTcacagatgttggacgactCAGCGGAAAACCAAAGAACCGTCAACTTACTGAAGAGGAACACAGTCAATTGCAAAtatatttgctcaccaactgcgaagatgTTTTTCAATACGAGAg GATTTTCATGGCGGAAAAGCGGTTCGAATATAGACACGCCACAGAGGAGGAACTAGAAGCACTGAAGATGAGagaatttgctggatggatgCGTACTTAT gTGTCTGATGGTATGGCCAGAGGTGAAACAATTAATGATTGGCTACGCGAGATGATTTGGGGCCCAAAGTATGTTGtgaagtcatatccgagatttGCTTCTCGGggatatgcattcacaactTCTAAGAGGAGACGTTCGAGTAAGACTTATAATGCTGGCGTTTGCTCTGCAGCTGGAGATGATGTATACTACGGAAACATACGCGAGATTTTGGAAATCGTGTATCCGGGCATGGTTGGATTGCGGTGCACAGTTTTCTATTGTGACTGGTACGACAACACTCCGGATCGAGGTGTCACAACAGATGCATTTGGTGTCACATCAGTACATTCGAGGCGAAAACTGCcatattatgatcctttcattcttgcttctcaggccgatcag gtttgttatatcaaATACCCCCGGGTTACGaacagagatgatccatgggtTACTGTTACAGCACTCAACCCGAGAAGCCGAGTTCAAGGAAGTTCTGAGTTGGAAGACCCACTCCAACCAAACACATCCGGCAACTTAAGTGCAGCAGGAGATGTAGCTGCAGTTGATCTTGTTATCGATTTCACCGATTTTGGAGACGAAGCCGTTGTTCACGTCGAAGATGAACCAGAGattggagagtttcaccaagatccagattcagattcatctgGTGGTGATGATGGTGACTCGGGTTCAGAGGATGAACCAGAGATTGGAGAgtag